From a region of the Streptomyces tirandamycinicus genome:
- the ruvC gene encoding crossover junction endodeoxyribonuclease RuvC, with protein sequence MRVLGVDPGLTRCGIGVVEGVAGRPLTMLGVGVVRTAADAELGDRLVAVERGIEEWLDTHRPELVAVERVFSQHNVRTVMGTAQASAVAVLCAARRGLPVALHTPSEVKAAVTGSGRADKAQVGAMVTRLLRLDAPPKPADAADALALAICHIWRAPAQNRLQRAVAAHHATKGRSA encoded by the coding sequence GTGCGCGTGCTGGGGGTGGACCCGGGGCTGACGCGGTGCGGCATCGGCGTCGTCGAGGGCGTCGCGGGCCGTCCGCTGACCATGCTCGGTGTCGGAGTGGTCCGCACCGCGGCGGACGCGGAGCTCGGCGACCGCCTCGTCGCCGTGGAGCGCGGCATCGAGGAGTGGCTGGACACCCACCGGCCCGAACTGGTCGCCGTGGAACGGGTCTTCAGCCAGCACAACGTGCGCACGGTCATGGGCACGGCGCAGGCGAGCGCCGTCGCCGTGCTGTGCGCGGCCCGTCGCGGACTGCCCGTCGCCCTGCACACCCCGAGTGAGGTCAAGGCGGCCGTCACCGGCAGCGGCCGCGCCGACAAGGCGCAGGTGGGCGCGATGGTCACCCGGTTGCTGCGGCTGGACGCCCCGCCGAAGCCGGCCGACGCCGCCGACGCCCTCGCCCTGGCCATCTGCCACATCTGGCGCGCGCCCGCGCAGAACCGCCTGCAGCGGGCGGTCGCCGCCCATCACGCGACGAAAGGCCGTAGCGCATGA
- the yajC gene encoding preprotein translocase subunit YajC: MDIVTLLPFIVLIGAMFLMTRSAKKKQQAAVNMRNQMQPGTGVRTIGGLYATVKEVNDDTVLLEAAPGVHLVFAKNAIGAVLEDSEYNRIVHGDEDTDLKGDTPIVPDDASSLTEPAAAADPADPADDAKIDLGKKDEAGDAEPGAQGAKSDEKSGGDTDAK; this comes from the coding sequence GTGGATATCGTGACCCTCCTCCCGTTCATCGTCCTCATCGGGGCCATGTTCCTGATGACCCGCTCCGCCAAGAAGAAGCAGCAGGCGGCGGTGAACATGCGGAACCAGATGCAGCCCGGTACCGGCGTCCGGACGATCGGCGGCCTCTACGCCACCGTCAAGGAGGTCAACGACGACACGGTGCTCCTCGAGGCCGCGCCCGGCGTCCACCTCGTGTTCGCCAAGAACGCCATCGGGGCCGTCCTGGAGGACTCCGAGTACAACCGGATCGTCCACGGCGACGAGGACACCGACCTCAAGGGCGACACGCCGATCGTGCCGGACGACGCCTCCTCGCTGACCGAGCCGGCTGCCGCCGCCGACCCCGCCGACCCCGCTGACGATGCCAAGATCGACCTTGGCAAGAAGGACGAGGCGGGCGACGCCGAGCCGGGGGCCCAGGGCGCCAAGAGCGACGAGAAGAGCGGCGGCGACACCGACGCGAAGTAG
- a CDS encoding YebC/PmpR family DNA-binding transcriptional regulator, protein MSGHSKWATTKHKKAVIDAKRGKLFAKLIKNIEVAARTGGADPDGNPTLFDAIQKAKKQSVPNKNIDSAVKRGAGLEAGGADYETIMYEGYGPNGVAVLIECLTDNRNRAASDVRVAMTRNGGSMADPGSVSYLFNRKGVVVLPKGELSEDDVLGAVLDAGAEEVNDLGENFEVISEATDLVAVRTALQDAGIDYDSAEANFVPTMQVELDEEGARKIFKLIDALEDSDDVQNVFANFDVSDDVMEKVDA, encoded by the coding sequence ATGTCCGGCCACTCTAAATGGGCCACGACGAAGCACAAGAAGGCCGTGATCGACGCCAAGCGCGGCAAGCTCTTCGCGAAGCTGATCAAGAACATCGAGGTCGCCGCCCGCACCGGCGGTGCGGACCCGGACGGCAACCCGACCCTCTTCGACGCCATTCAGAAGGCGAAGAAGCAGTCGGTGCCGAACAAGAACATCGACTCCGCGGTCAAGCGCGGTGCCGGTCTCGAGGCCGGCGGCGCCGACTACGAGACGATCATGTACGAGGGCTACGGCCCGAACGGGGTCGCGGTGCTCATCGAGTGCCTCACCGACAACCGCAACCGTGCCGCGTCCGACGTGCGTGTCGCCATGACCCGCAACGGCGGCTCGATGGCCGACCCCGGCTCGGTGTCCTACCTGTTCAACCGCAAGGGCGTCGTCGTGCTCCCTAAGGGCGAGCTGTCCGAGGACGACGTGCTCGGCGCGGTGCTGGACGCCGGCGCCGAAGAGGTCAACGACCTCGGTGAGAACTTCGAGGTCATCAGTGAGGCCACCGACCTGGTGGCGGTGCGCACCGCGCTCCAGGACGCCGGCATCGACTACGACTCCGCCGAGGCCAACTTCGTCCCGACCATGCAGGTCGAGCTGGACGAGGAGGGCGCTCGCAAGATCTTCAAGCTGATCGACGCGCTGGAGGACAGCGACGACGTGCAGAACGTCTTCGCCAACTTCGACGTCTCGGACGACGTCATGGAGAAGGTCGACGCCTGA
- the ruvB gene encoding Holliday junction branch migration DNA helicase RuvB, whose amino-acid sequence MNWDDTAPTTDDADDRLVGASADGEDQAVEAALRPKSLDEFVGQERVREQLDLVLKAALARGATADHVLLSGSPGLGKTTLSMIIAAEMGAPIRITSGPAIQHAGDLAAILSSLQEGEVLFLDEIHRMSRPAEEMLYMAMEDFRVDVIVGKGPGATAIPLELPPFTLVGATTRAGLLPPPLRDRFGFTAHMEFYAPSELERVIHRSAQLLDVAIDTDGAAEIAGRSRGTPRIANRLLRRVRDYAQVKADGRITREIAATALGVYEVDGRGLDRLDRAVLQALLKLFAGGPVGLSTLAVAVGEERETVEEVAEPFLVREGLLARTPRGRVATPAAWAHLGLVPPGQGPGGGGQQGLFGT is encoded by the coding sequence GTGAACTGGGACGACACCGCACCGACGACCGACGACGCCGACGACAGGCTCGTCGGTGCCTCCGCCGACGGCGAGGACCAGGCCGTGGAGGCGGCCCTGCGGCCGAAGTCGCTGGACGAGTTCGTCGGCCAGGAGCGCGTACGCGAACAGCTCGACCTGGTCCTGAAGGCGGCCCTGGCGCGCGGCGCCACCGCCGACCACGTCCTGCTGTCCGGGTCGCCCGGGCTCGGCAAGACCACCCTCTCCATGATCATCGCGGCTGAGATGGGCGCCCCGATCAGGATCACCAGCGGCCCGGCCATCCAGCACGCGGGCGACCTCGCCGCCATCCTGTCCTCCCTCCAGGAGGGCGAGGTGCTGTTCCTCGACGAGATCCACCGGATGTCGCGGCCCGCCGAGGAGATGCTCTACATGGCGATGGAGGACTTCCGCGTCGACGTGATCGTCGGCAAGGGGCCCGGCGCCACCGCCATCCCGCTGGAGCTGCCGCCGTTCACCCTGGTCGGCGCCACCACCCGGGCCGGGCTGCTGCCGCCGCCGCTGCGCGACCGCTTCGGCTTCACCGCGCACATGGAGTTCTACGCACCGTCCGAACTCGAGCGCGTCATCCACCGCTCCGCGCAGCTCCTCGACGTGGCGATCGACACGGACGGGGCCGCGGAGATCGCGGGCCGCTCCCGCGGCACGCCCCGCATCGCCAACCGGCTGCTGCGCCGCGTCCGCGACTACGCCCAGGTCAAGGCGGACGGCCGAATCACCCGGGAGATCGCGGCGACGGCCCTCGGCGTGTACGAGGTGGACGGCCGCGGCCTCGACCGGCTCGACCGCGCCGTGCTCCAGGCCCTCCTCAAGCTGTTCGCCGGCGGCCCGGTCGGCCTGTCGACGCTGGCCGTGGCCGTGGGGGAGGAGCGGGAGACCGTCGAGGAGGTCGCCGAGCCGTTCCTGGTCCGGGAGGGGCTGCTGGCCCGTACCCCCAGAGGGCGGGTGGCGACACCGGCGGCATGGGCGCATCTCGGCCTGGTGCCGCCCGGGCAGGGCCCCGGCGGCGGCGGACAACAGGGTCTGTTCGGGACGTGA
- the ruvA gene encoding Holliday junction branch migration protein RuvA translates to MIAFVSGAVAALAPTTAVIEVGGVGMSVQCTPDTLSGLRVGQQARLATSLVVREDSLTLYGFADDDERQVFELLQTASGVGPRLAQAMLAVHSPDALRRAVATADEKALTAVPGIGKKGAQKLLLELRDRLGEPVGSPGGAVGAAVTQSWRDQLHAALIGLGYATREADEAVAAVTPQAEAAAGEPQVGPLLRAALRTLNRTR, encoded by the coding sequence ATGATCGCCTTTGTGAGCGGCGCGGTCGCCGCCCTCGCCCCGACCACCGCGGTGATCGAGGTCGGCGGTGTCGGGATGTCCGTCCAGTGCACACCGGACACCCTCTCCGGGCTGAGAGTGGGTCAGCAGGCCAGGCTGGCCACGTCGTTGGTGGTCCGGGAGGACTCGCTGACGCTGTACGGCTTCGCCGACGACGACGAGCGGCAGGTCTTCGAGCTGCTCCAGACCGCGAGCGGGGTCGGACCCCGGCTGGCGCAGGCCATGCTCGCGGTGCACAGCCCGGACGCGCTGCGGCGGGCGGTGGCCACCGCCGACGAGAAGGCGCTCACCGCCGTGCCCGGCATCGGGAAGAAGGGGGCCCAGAAGCTGCTGCTGGAGCTGAGGGACCGCCTCGGCGAGCCGGTCGGGTCACCGGGCGGCGCCGTCGGAGCCGCCGTCACCCAGTCCTGGCGGGACCAGCTGCACGCCGCGCTGATCGGACTCGGCTACGCCACCCGTGAGGCCGACGAGGCGGTCGCCGCGGTGACCCCGCAGGCGGAGGCGGCGGCCGGTGAGCCCCAGGTCGGCCCGCTGCTCAGGGCCGCCCTCCGGACGCTGAACCGCACCCGCTGA